Proteins from a single region of Sphingomonas morindae:
- a CDS encoding ABC-F family ATP-binding cassette domain-containing protein has translation MAAPILAFEDLGLIQGSGWLFRHLDVRVGERDRLALIGRNGAGKTTLLKALAGHIEADEGRRTIVPGTRVVLLEQEPDLTGHATLIEWALAGAEAPPRHAVEAIADQIGLDLSRESATASGGERRRAAIARALAQEPQVLLLDEPTNHLDLAAIDWLEGWLNRFAGAFVVISHDRTFLTRLTRQTLWLDRGGIRRAEIGYGGFEAWTEQVYAEEERNAQRLDAKLKLEEHWLQRGVTARRRRNQGRLAKLVEMRAQRAAMIGPQGGAKLAIATDEVRSKTVIEAEHVAKRYGARTVIRDFTLRIQRGDRIGIVGANGAGKTTLLRLLTGEIAPDEGKVRLAKTLNGIVIDQQRKLLAPGRTVREILADGGDWIDVLGTKKHVAGYLKEFLFDPAVAEARVDALSGGERSRLLLAREFARASNLLVLDEPTNDLDMETLDLLQEVIAAYDGTVLLVSHDRDFLDRTVTVTLGLDGSGAVDIVAGGYDDWAKRRAARPEARKAAAPRGEQAPPPPKKAKLSYKDQRDLDLLPAEIEALAAAIARDEAALADPDLFTRNPKKFDQLMQAIEAARTRKEAAELRWLELAEQAEALG, from the coding sequence ATGGCCGCGCCTATCCTTGCTTTCGAAGATCTCGGCCTGATCCAAGGATCGGGCTGGCTGTTCCGTCATCTCGACGTGCGCGTCGGCGAACGCGACCGGCTCGCGCTGATCGGGCGCAACGGCGCCGGCAAGACGACGCTGCTCAAGGCGCTGGCCGGGCATATCGAGGCGGACGAGGGGCGCCGCACCATCGTGCCCGGCACGCGGGTGGTGCTGCTCGAGCAGGAGCCCGATCTCACCGGACACGCCACGCTGATCGAGTGGGCGCTGGCCGGCGCGGAGGCGCCGCCGCGCCATGCGGTGGAGGCGATCGCCGACCAGATCGGGCTCGATCTCTCGCGCGAATCGGCCACGGCGAGCGGCGGCGAGCGGCGTCGCGCCGCGATCGCCCGCGCGCTGGCGCAGGAGCCGCAGGTGCTGCTGCTCGACGAGCCCACCAACCATCTCGATCTCGCCGCAATCGACTGGCTGGAAGGCTGGCTCAACCGCTTCGCCGGCGCCTTTGTGGTGATCAGCCACGACCGCACCTTCCTGACGCGGCTTACCCGCCAGACGCTGTGGCTGGACCGGGGTGGGATCCGCCGCGCCGAGATCGGCTATGGCGGCTTCGAGGCCTGGACCGAGCAGGTCTATGCCGAGGAGGAGCGCAACGCGCAGCGGCTCGATGCCAAGCTCAAGCTCGAGGAGCATTGGCTGCAGCGCGGCGTCACCGCGCGCCGCCGCCGCAACCAGGGCCGGCTCGCCAAGCTCGTCGAGATGCGCGCGCAGCGCGCGGCGATGATCGGGCCGCAGGGCGGCGCCAAGCTCGCCATCGCCACCGACGAGGTGCGCTCCAAGACGGTGATCGAGGCCGAGCATGTCGCCAAACGCTATGGCGCGCGCACGGTGATCCGCGATTTCACGCTGCGCATCCAGCGCGGCGACCGGATCGGCATCGTCGGCGCCAATGGCGCGGGCAAGACGACGCTGCTGCGGCTGCTCACGGGCGAGATCGCGCCCGACGAGGGCAAGGTGCGGCTCGCCAAAACGCTGAACGGCATCGTCATCGATCAGCAGCGCAAATTGCTGGCGCCGGGGCGGACCGTCCGCGAGATCCTCGCCGATGGCGGCGACTGGATCGACGTGCTCGGCACCAAGAAGCATGTCGCCGGCTATCTGAAGGAATTCCTCTTCGATCCGGCGGTGGCCGAGGCGCGGGTGGACGCGCTCTCGGGCGGGGAGCGGTCGCGCCTGTTGCTGGCGCGCGAGTTCGCCCGCGCCTCCAACCTGCTGGTGCTCGACGAGCCGACCAACGATCTCGACATGGAGACGCTGGACCTGCTGCAGGAGGTGATCGCCGCTTATGACGGCACGGTGCTGCTCGTCAGCCATGATCGCGATTTCCTGGATCGCACCGTCACGGTGACGCTCGGCCTCGACGGGTCGGGCGCGGTGGATATCGTCGCGGGCGGCTATGACGATTGGGCCAAGCGCCGCGCCGCCCGGCCCGAGGCGCGCAAGGCCGCCGCGCCACGGGGCGAGCAGGCGCCGCCGCCGCCCAAAAAGGCGAAGCTCAGCTACAAGGACCAGCGCGATCTGGATCTGCTCCCGGCCGAGATCGAGGCGTTGGCGGCGGCGATCGCGCGGGATGAGGCGGCGCTCGCGGATCCCGATCTCTTCACCCGCAATCCGAAGAAGTTCGATCAGCTGATGCAGGCGATCGAAGCGGCGCGGACGCGCAAGGAGGCGGCCGAGCTGCGCTGGCTCGAGCTTGCCGAACAGGCCGAGGCGCTCGGCTGA
- a CDS encoding response regulator transcription factor — protein MRILVVEDEPTLGRQLRATLEGAGYAVDLATDGEDGHYLGANESYDAVILDLGLPEIDGLTVLDRWRKDGRDMPVLVLTARDSWSDKVAGLDAGADDYLAKPFQTEELIARLRALIRRASGNASSELIAGDVRLDTRSGKVTRAGEPVKLTAQEYKLLSYLMHHKGKVVSRTELIEHIYDQDFDRDSNTIEVFVTRIRKKLGADIITTVRGLGYSLEEPDTVA, from the coding sequence ATGCGCATTCTCGTCGTCGAGGACGAACCCACGCTCGGCCGCCAGCTGCGCGCCACGCTGGAGGGCGCGGGCTATGCGGTGGATCTCGCCACCGATGGCGAGGATGGCCATTATCTCGGCGCCAACGAAAGCTATGACGCGGTCATTCTCGACCTCGGCCTGCCCGAGATCGACGGGCTCACCGTGCTCGACCGCTGGCGCAAGGACGGGCGCGACATGCCCGTGCTGGTGCTGACCGCGCGCGACAGCTGGTCCGACAAGGTGGCGGGCCTGGATGCCGGGGCCGACGATTATCTCGCCAAGCCCTTCCAGACCGAGGAACTGATCGCGCGGCTGCGCGCGCTGATCCGGCGCGCCTCGGGCAATGCCTCGTCCGAGCTTATCGCCGGCGATGTGCGGCTCGATACCCGCTCGGGCAAGGTGACACGCGCGGGCGAGCCGGTGAAGCTGACTGCGCAGGAATATAAGCTGCTTTCCTATCTGATGCACCACAAGGGCAAGGTGGTAAGCCGGACCGAGCTGATCGAGCATATCTACGATCAGGATTTCGATCGCGACTCCAACACGATCGAGGTTTTCGTCACGCGCATCCGCAAGAAGCTCGGCGCCGATATCATCACCACCGTGCGCGGCCTGGGCTATAGCCTTGAAGAGCCCGACACCGTCGCCTGA